One Scomber japonicus isolate fScoJap1 chromosome 1, fScoJap1.pri, whole genome shotgun sequence DNA window includes the following coding sequences:
- the LOC128365932 gene encoding hatching enzyme 1.2-like, with amino-acid sequence MLVFSWSVVALLLVSSSWAEEKVASIDEDTSKELSVGELLERANRDRHPDIDEPTLIGGDIAIKSEADRNADPCTSRGCLWLKWSDGKVYIPYYIANHYSSREVSIITRGLESFSSVSCIRFRPYQQGDSEWLSIESRQGCYSFVGRQGSGQTVSLNRQGCLYHGTIQHELLHALGFNHEQTRSDRDNHIRVYWENIIDDMKYNFNKINTLNQGTPYDYNSVMQYEKYAFSKNNYPTMLPIPNSNVAFGQATQMSKNDIARLNRLYKCCECTLSRPDRTQTNTDTTLFEYSHSEHL; translated from the exons ATGTTGGTTTTCTCTTGGTCCGTTGTGGCTCTGTTGCTGGTGTCCTCTTCCTGGGCTGAG GAAA AGGTTGCTTCTATTGACGAGGACACATCCAAGGAGCTTTCTGTGGGTGAACTGCTGGAGAGAGCCAACAGAGACCGCC ACCCTGACATTGATGAGCCCACCCTGATTGGAGGAGACATCGCTATCAAGTCTGAGGCAGACAGAAACGCTGACCCCTGCACCTCCCGAGGCTGCCTGTGGTTGAAGTGGTCTGATGGCAAAGTCTATATCCCCTACTACATCGCCAACCACTACT CCTCCAGGGAGGTGTCTATCATCACTCGTGGTCTGGAGTCTTTCTCTTCAGTGTCCTGCATCCGTTTCAGACCCTACCAGCAAGGTGATAGCGAGTGGCTGAGCATCGAGTCCAGGCAGGG CTGCTACTCTTTTGTGGGTCGTCAGGGTAGTGGTCAGACTGTGTCTCTAAACCGTCAAGGCTGCCTGTACCATGGCACCATCCAGCACGAGCTGCTCCATGCCCTTGGCTTCAACCACGAACAGACTCGCTCTGACAGGGACAACCACATCAGGGTGTACTGGGAAAACATCATTGATG ACATGAAGTACAACTTCAACAAGATTAACACTCTGAACCAGGGAACTCCTTATGACTACAACTCTGTCATGCAATACGAGAA GTACGCCTTCTCCAAGAACAACTATCCCACTATGTTGCCCATTCCCAACAGCAATGTAGCTTTTGGCCAGGCCACCCAGATGAGCAAGAATGACATTGCTAGACTGAACAGGCTCTACAAGTGCTGTGAGTGCACCCTGAGCAGACCAGACcgaacacaaacaaatacagacacaacaTTGTTTGAATATTCACACAGCGAGCATCTGTGA